A single genomic interval of Saccharothrix saharensis harbors:
- a CDS encoding superoxide dismutase — MKRLVPLVIGGLVAAAVPPAAAADAPRGSGVAVTVARFATPDTATPDIGTTAYTYDAALIAPGAAVMVVATPVRRSTKTLLSVYGLVPNRTYGAHAHQRPCGAAPTDAGAHHQHVVDPDQPSVDPAYANPENEIWLDFTTDDRGRAVVGAVVPWRFADRRAGSVVIHAQRTATEPGKAGTAGPRVGCATVAF, encoded by the coding sequence GTGAAACGTCTGGTTCCCCTGGTCATCGGCGGGCTGGTCGCGGCGGCGGTACCGCCGGCGGCCGCCGCGGACGCTCCGCGAGGCTCCGGCGTCGCGGTGACGGTGGCCCGCTTCGCCACCCCCGACACCGCCACCCCCGACATCGGGACGACGGCCTACACCTACGACGCGGCGCTGATCGCGCCGGGCGCGGCCGTGATGGTCGTGGCCACCCCGGTGCGCCGTTCGACGAAGACCCTGCTCAGCGTCTACGGCCTGGTCCCGAACCGCACCTACGGCGCCCACGCCCACCAGCGGCCGTGCGGCGCGGCCCCCACCGACGCGGGCGCGCACCACCAGCACGTGGTCGACCCGGACCAACCATCGGTGGACCCGGCCTACGCCAACCCCGAGAACGAGATCTGGCTCGACTTCACCACCGACGACCGGGGCCGCGCCGTGGTCGGCGCGGTCGTGCCCTGGCGGTTCGCCGACCGCCGGGCGGGGTCGGTCGTGATCCACGCCCAGCGCACGGCCACCGAGCCGGGCAAGGCGGGCACCGCGGGGCCGCGGGTCGGCTGCGCCACGGTGGCCTTCTGA
- a CDS encoding NAD(P)/FAD-dependent oxidoreductase, with protein MTFQLADSYDVVVVGGGAAGLNGALMLARSRRSVVVVDAGSPRNAPADGVHGLLARDGMPPAELVERGRAEVRRYGGHVVTGEVDAVTREGDGFVVALADGRAVRARRLLVTTGLVDELPDVPGLRERWGRDVVHCPYCHGWEVRDRAIGVLATGPMATHQALLFRQLSADVTLFSHTHPPTGEQAEQLAARGVDVVAGEVASLDVAGDRIVGVRLVDGRTVGREVVAVAPRMVARAGFLAALGLRPVPHPSGMGEHVAADPTGRTDVPGVWAAGNVTDLSAQVGTSAAAGATAGAQINADLIAEETRLAVAAYRGPFSAESEARVAELVAGDRRHGL; from the coding sequence ATGACCTTTCAGCTGGCGGACAGCTATGACGTGGTGGTGGTCGGCGGCGGTGCCGCGGGGTTGAACGGCGCGCTGATGCTCGCGCGGTCCAGGCGGTCGGTGGTCGTGGTCGACGCCGGGTCGCCGCGCAACGCGCCGGCCGACGGCGTGCACGGGCTGCTCGCCCGGGACGGGATGCCGCCCGCCGAACTGGTGGAACGGGGCCGGGCCGAGGTGCGCCGCTACGGGGGCCACGTGGTGACCGGCGAGGTCGACGCCGTGACGCGGGAGGGCGACGGGTTCGTCGTGGCGCTGGCCGACGGCCGCGCGGTCCGCGCCCGCCGGCTGCTGGTGACCACGGGCCTGGTGGACGAGCTGCCGGACGTGCCGGGGCTGCGCGAGCGGTGGGGCCGCGACGTGGTGCACTGCCCGTACTGCCACGGCTGGGAGGTCCGCGACCGGGCGATCGGTGTGCTCGCCACCGGACCGATGGCCACGCACCAGGCGTTGCTGTTCCGACAGCTCAGCGCCGACGTCACGCTCTTCTCCCACACCCACCCGCCGACCGGCGAGCAGGCCGAGCAGCTCGCCGCGCGCGGTGTCGACGTGGTGGCGGGCGAGGTGGCGTCCCTCGACGTCGCCGGTGACCGCATCGTCGGCGTGCGGCTGGTCGACGGCCGCACGGTGGGCCGCGAGGTGGTGGCGGTCGCCCCGCGCATGGTGGCCCGCGCCGGGTTCCTGGCCGCGCTGGGCCTGCGCCCCGTGCCGCACCCGTCCGGGATGGGCGAGCACGTCGCCGCCGACCCGACGGGCCGCACCGACGTGCCCGGCGTGTGGGCCGCGGGCAACGTCACGGACCTGTCCGCGCAGGTCGGCACGTCCGCCGCGGCGGGGGCCACGGCCGGCGCGCAGATCAACGCCGACCTGATCGCGGAGGAGACCCGCCTGGCGGTGGCCGCCTACCGCGGCCCGTTCTCCGCCGAGTCGGAGGCCAGGGTCGCCGAGCTGGTCGCGGGCGACCGCCGCCACGGGCTGTGA